In Chiroxiphia lanceolata isolate bChiLan1 chromosome 2, bChiLan1.pri, whole genome shotgun sequence, a single genomic region encodes these proteins:
- the LACC1 gene encoding laccase domain-containing protein 1: MVEAVLIDLFSMPANLQNNIQGLLCNTLETIEKCSSIHAPFVYVICCQRQGSERKGEQECLLPALGGFQSLKRRLEVVRALTTAAALYTIKQRLDEKDLSIIKVILPTLRKDLMKAYIDHLFTAVYQFEYEDLQVVSGSENLQISEHQGEGQTLPSQDMALIQSEIETHLESLPSLKGELTILRSSLIPDDTFLHGFTTRTGGISYIPTLSSCNLFSSSKRRDPNIVVKENLRRLANAAGFNPEAFHRVKVDHANAVCIMGKTEPDSYDGIVTNQKGVTLAAPGADCIPVLFADPVRKACGAAHSGWKGTLLGVSMATVNAMVSEYGCNVKDILVVLGPSVGPCCYKLPRESAKEFHRIDPKCVRLFDSANPYIDIRRATRILLERGGVLPENIQDDSVTDQNQNITFCTACHPDKFYSHFRDGTNFGTQIGFISIKD; encoded by the exons ATGGTGGAAGCAGTACTAATAGATCTGTTCAGCATGCCAGCCAACTTGCAGAACAACATCCAAGGATTACTATGCAACACACTGGAAACTATTGAGAAATGCTCTTCCATCCATGCTCCATTTGTTTATGTCATATGTTGCCAGAGGCAGGGGAGTGAAAGGAAAGGTGAACAGGAGTGCttgcttccagctctgggagGTTTTCAGAGTCTGAAGAGAAGACTGGAGGTGGTACGTGCTCTGActacagctgctgctttgtacACCATCAAACAGAGACTGGATGAAAAAGACCTAAGCATCATTAAAGTTATTCTCCCTACCTTAAGAAAAGACTTAATGAAAGCATATATAGACCATCTCTTTACAGCCGTCTACCAGTTTGAATATGAGGATTTACAGGTGGTATCTGGCTCTGAAAACCTACAGATATCTGAACATCAGGGTGAAGGGCAAACACTTCCTTCACAGGACATGGCACTCATCCAAAGTGAGATTGAGACGCACTTGGAAAGCCTGCCAAGCCTGAAAGGGGAGCTCACCATCCTCAGATCCTCCCTGATTCCAG ATGATACCTTCTTGCATGGGTTCACCACAAGGACAGGTGGGATCTCATATATACCAACTCTAAGCTCCTGCAATCTCTTCAGCAGTTCCAAGCGGAGGGACCCAAACATTGTTGTTAAAGAAAATCTCCGTCGGCTAGCTAATGCTGCAGGATTTAACCCAGAGGCTTTTCACAGAGTCAAG GTTGATCACGCTAATGCAGTGTGTATTATGGGAAAGACAGAGCCTGACAGCTATGATGGCATAGTTACAAATCAGAAAGGTGTTACGCTAGCAGCTCCAGGTGCTGATTGCATACCCGTGCTATTTGCTGATCCTGTCAGAAAAGCCTGTGGTGCTGCTCATTCTG GATGGAAAGGCACATTGTTAGGAGTGTCTATGGCCACAGTAAATGCTATGGTATCTGAATATGGCTGTAATGTGAAAGATATCCTTGTGGTGCTGGGCCCATCTGTAGGACCTTGCTGCTATAAACTTCCTCGTGAATCAGCGaaagaatttcacagaattgATCCAAAGTGTGTGAGACTATTTGACTCTGCAAATCCTTACATTGATATTAGAAGAGCAACACG gattcTTCTTGAGAGAGGTGGGGTTCTTCCTGAGAACATCCAAGATGATTCTGTCACAGACCAGAACCAAAATATCACTTTCTGTACTGCCTGCCACCCTGATAAATTTTACTCTCACTTTCGTGATGGCACTAACTTTGGAACACAGATTGGCTTCATATCAATCAAAGACTGA